The Bacteriovorax sp. Seq25_V genome has a window encoding:
- a CDS encoding penicillin-binding transpeptidase domain-containing protein: MKNRKVNIWVVLGLSVLATIGYYATYKEEVAQITKDQQKIELSTLKNHVNYHLKESNLYENTSIDIDGEKYSLEFSIDDALDKYVKKRLRYYRPDMAAIVVLENKTGKILTAVGYDRKEKTFNDYLPFSGTHPSASIFKIVTTAELFEDGEVSPDSEFNFRGKGTTLYKYQLKEKKNARWVRHMSFEKAFAYSNNVVFGKAAIENTTPFELKEMAERLGFNQELMEEVSISKSTFIMPESGYNLAEIASGFNKDTQMSPVHCALLSSVVANDGVLTYPRLVTKVIDNQSHIAWENEKHTKQVIKKEVSDELKELMRATIDKGTARRKFRSLKKSIKNNLDIGGKTGSITGGFPFGKRDWFTSFAIPLDKPDEGISVCVMNINFKKWYVKSARLAQEIIQYYYRDIKKLE, encoded by the coding sequence ATGAAGAATAGAAAGGTAAATATCTGGGTAGTGCTTGGGCTTTCTGTCCTGGCTACTATCGGTTATTATGCCACTTATAAAGAAGAAGTGGCTCAAATTACGAAAGATCAACAAAAAATCGAATTAAGCACTCTAAAGAATCATGTAAATTATCATTTAAAAGAAAGTAACCTCTACGAAAATACTTCTATAGACATTGATGGGGAGAAATATTCTCTAGAGTTCTCTATTGATGATGCTCTTGATAAGTATGTAAAAAAGAGACTTAGATATTATCGCCCTGATATGGCCGCAATAGTAGTTCTCGAAAATAAGACAGGGAAGATTCTAACTGCTGTTGGCTATGACAGGAAAGAAAAGACATTTAATGATTATCTTCCATTCTCCGGAACACATCCTTCAGCTTCTATTTTTAAGATTGTGACAACTGCAGAACTTTTTGAAGATGGAGAAGTATCTCCTGATTCTGAGTTTAACTTTAGAGGAAAGGGAACGACACTCTATAAATATCAACTAAAAGAGAAGAAAAACGCGCGCTGGGTAAGACATATGAGCTTTGAAAAAGCTTTTGCTTACTCTAATAATGTTGTTTTTGGAAAAGCTGCAATTGAGAACACAACACCATTTGAGTTGAAAGAAATGGCCGAAAGGTTAGGATTTAATCAAGAACTTATGGAAGAGGTTAGTATTTCAAAATCAACATTTATTATGCCTGAAAGTGGATATAACTTAGCTGAGATCGCGTCAGGCTTTAATAAGGATACTCAGATGAGTCCTGTTCACTGTGCGTTGTTATCATCCGTGGTGGCCAATGATGGTGTGTTAACATATCCAAGACTTGTAACCAAAGTTATCGATAATCAGAGTCATATTGCTTGGGAAAACGAAAAGCATACTAAACAAGTAATTAAGAAAGAAGTTTCTGACGAACTGAAAGAGTTAATGAGGGCAACTATCGATAAAGGAACTGCGAGAAGAAAATTTAGATCTTTGAAAAAAAGTATAAAGAATAATCTTGATATTGGTGGTAAGACAGGTTCGATTACAGGTGGTTTTCCTTTTGGTAAGAGAGATTGGTTTACAAGCTTTGCTATTCCATTAGATAAGCCAGATGAGGGTATTTCTGTTTGTGTTATGAATATCAATTTTAAGAAATGGTATGTTAAATCTGCTAGGCTTGCACAAGAAATTATCCAGTATTATTATAGAGATATAAAAAAATTGGAATAA
- the lepB gene encoding signal peptidase I produces MELDQIISKRKMRLKKEVRNIFLIVLSLLVFRSVFYEPYRIPTGSMIPTLRIGDFILVNKFKYGFKLPFSDIAIFEMSFNPIYLFGKSSPQRGDVIVFKYPKDTSVNYIKRVIGLPGDTIEIREKVVYINDQEVGQAEFDGHDLMKDMDEKFKSTNLKFFKTKIENHNFIIQQDVDNIYSTHLDRTVIPEGKYFVMGDNRDFSYDSRFWGFVPHEYIRGEAILVWFSMSMPDQKDQFSVRLNRIFKKIE; encoded by the coding sequence ATGGAATTAGATCAAATAATCAGTAAGCGCAAAATGAGACTTAAAAAGGAAGTTAGAAATATATTTCTAATCGTTTTAAGTTTATTAGTTTTTAGATCAGTATTCTATGAACCATATCGGATCCCTACAGGATCAATGATCCCAACTCTTAGAATTGGCGACTTTATTCTTGTAAACAAATTCAAATACGGCTTTAAACTTCCATTTAGTGACATTGCTATTTTCGAAATGAGCTTCAATCCTATTTATCTTTTTGGTAAATCATCACCACAGCGAGGAGATGTCATTGTTTTTAAATATCCTAAAGACACCTCTGTTAACTACATAAAAAGAGTGATTGGTTTACCCGGTGATACTATTGAGATTAGAGAGAAGGTTGTTTATATAAACGATCAGGAAGTAGGGCAAGCTGAATTTGACGGACATGATCTGATGAAAGATATGGATGAGAAATTCAAATCTACAAACCTTAAGTTTTTCAAAACCAAAATTGAAAATCATAATTTCATTATTCAGCAAGACGTCGACAATATTTACTCGACACATCTCGATCGTACGGTAATCCCTGAAGGGAAATACTTTGTAATGGGTGATAACCGTGACTTCTCATATGACTCGCGCTTTTGGGGCTTTGTTCCACATGAATATATTCGTGGTGAGGCTATTCTTGTTTGGTTTTCAATGTCGATGCCTGACCAAAAAGACCAGTTTAGCGTAAGACTAAACCGCATCTTTAAGAAGATCGAATAA
- a CDS encoding Smr/MutS family protein has protein sequence MDTYNILHQTLKNIDWPIIGQNISFYSKFNLTKEHITRNPIPIEEANLESQLGRVDELYTLISQDIDIDTIAFGNLADSPENHFFVNNLAKNITGDFKQLNFACVLIENIIELKSTLKDYQKEEILFFLEKTQRLRQKFVRSFRNFVEKDGYANLEKHPLLAVKIQERNNLEAKIREEVHRILKSEDIEKRLQFSSFDIINDRYVIPIRSDSYNGSIGIIVSRSSTGSTLFVEPTTVREYANKRMQIIAVIDEIINRICQDFSDQLRSESKLIQSLYHFFLDLDYTLTQAKYSYHHNFVRPEISPNNSEHIENFFHPLIENCRANTIDFRPSHHGLIISGPNTGGKTVTIKSIVLCHVFMKLGFFVPATKAKLRPVEDIFYFDSDYQDLSHGLSSFAGETTAILKMLAEIKPNSLVAADEIFNSTGSDEASSLAISIINHLTQNLSAMILISTHHQLLKTTMQENPSYISAHVGYDFEKNIPTYNLIVGTPGSSMALTIFERLSHDYYLDRNILQNAKSILDKKYITYEKLLQDLSQKKAELDSLLIENRDLNNQLKNQRKSMEGVLFLEKQKMYEQYKSQMEKQVKKIQELREDKDLTVKQKQKKATEFKSMFNSQSPNQNQAQVFDVQPTETLQEGKTYFSELLKNDCVLVSVNRNKATVTFRGKNITVPTESLYTPLNNTPRQKPNEKVKINVFQSSAVSSVSVNGRGMRLEKFQSEVLSAILSLQNGDIPYLLVVHGHGDGVLKKWLRDYLRKEKDLTWAPEDGNDGCTKIEVIRSS, from the coding sequence ATGGATACCTACAATATTTTGCATCAAACTCTTAAAAATATCGATTGGCCAATTATTGGTCAAAATATATCTTTCTATAGTAAGTTCAACCTCACTAAAGAACATATTACACGAAACCCTATTCCAATTGAAGAAGCAAATTTAGAATCACAACTCGGTAGAGTCGATGAACTATACACACTGATTTCACAAGATATTGATATAGATACAATTGCTTTTGGCAATTTAGCAGATAGTCCTGAAAATCACTTTTTCGTCAATAATCTGGCGAAAAACATTACCGGAGACTTTAAACAATTAAATTTTGCCTGTGTTTTAATCGAAAATATAATAGAGCTTAAATCAACGCTTAAAGATTATCAAAAGGAAGAAATTCTCTTCTTTCTCGAAAAGACTCAAAGACTTAGGCAGAAGTTCGTTCGAAGCTTCAGAAATTTTGTTGAAAAAGATGGGTATGCAAATTTAGAAAAGCATCCGTTACTAGCGGTAAAGATACAAGAACGAAATAACTTAGAAGCTAAAATCAGAGAAGAAGTTCACCGTATTTTAAAGTCTGAAGACATTGAGAAGAGATTACAATTCAGCTCATTTGATATTATCAACGATCGCTATGTCATTCCTATTCGTAGCGACTCCTACAATGGAAGCATTGGTATTATTGTATCTAGGTCTAGTACTGGTAGTACTTTATTCGTTGAACCTACAACTGTTAGAGAATATGCTAATAAAAGAATGCAAATAATCGCAGTCATTGACGAAATTATTAATCGCATCTGCCAAGATTTTTCCGATCAACTTCGATCTGAGTCTAAGTTAATTCAATCGCTTTATCATTTTTTTCTAGATCTCGATTATACACTTACTCAAGCAAAATATAGCTATCATCACAATTTTGTACGACCAGAAATTTCTCCAAATAATTCTGAACATATAGAAAACTTTTTTCATCCTCTCATTGAAAACTGCAGGGCAAACACAATCGACTTTAGGCCTTCACACCATGGACTTATTATCTCAGGCCCAAACACTGGAGGAAAAACGGTTACAATAAAGTCAATCGTACTCTGTCATGTTTTCATGAAACTTGGATTCTTTGTACCAGCGACGAAGGCAAAACTCCGTCCAGTAGAAGATATATTCTATTTTGATAGTGATTATCAGGACCTCTCACATGGATTAAGCTCCTTTGCGGGTGAGACAACAGCTATTCTCAAAATGCTTGCAGAGATTAAACCAAATAGTCTTGTAGCAGCCGATGAAATTTTCAACTCTACTGGTTCAGATGAGGCTTCGTCTTTGGCGATATCAATAATAAATCATCTCACTCAAAACTTAAGTGCGATGATTCTCATCTCAACGCACCACCAGTTACTAAAAACGACAATGCAGGAAAACCCTAGTTATATTTCTGCTCATGTTGGCTATGACTTCGAAAAAAATATTCCAACTTACAATTTAATTGTTGGAACTCCAGGTAGTTCGATGGCGCTGACCATTTTCGAAAGACTAAGTCACGATTACTATCTTGACCGCAACATACTACAGAATGCTAAATCAATCTTAGATAAAAAATATATTACGTACGAAAAACTTCTTCAGGATCTTTCTCAAAAAAAAGCAGAATTAGATTCATTGCTTATCGAGAATAGAGATTTAAATAACCAACTAAAGAATCAACGTAAATCAATGGAGGGTGTTCTTTTTCTTGAGAAACAAAAAATGTATGAGCAATACAAGTCTCAAATGGAAAAACAAGTTAAAAAGATACAAGAACTCCGAGAAGACAAAGATCTCACTGTAAAGCAAAAACAAAAAAAGGCTACAGAGTTTAAATCTATGTTTAACTCACAATCTCCAAATCAAAATCAAGCGCAAGTTTTCGACGTCCAACCAACTGAGACTCTTCAGGAAGGTAAAACATACTTTAGTGAGTTATTAAAAAATGATTGTGTACTTGTTTCGGTAAATAGAAATAAAGCGACTGTTACATTTAGAGGCAAAAACATTACTGTTCCAACAGAAAGTCTTTACACACCGCTAAACAATACTCCGAGACAAAAACCAAATGAAAAAGTTAAAATTAACGTCTTTCAATCTTCAGCTGTTTCTTCTGTTTCCGTCAATGGTAGAGGTATGAGACTCGAAAAATTTCAAAGTGAAGTGCTCAGTGCAATTCTATCTTTGCAAAATGGGGATATACCATATCTACTTGTTGTCCACGGCCATGGGGACGGCGTTTTAAAGAAATGGTTACGTGATTACCTTCGAAAGGAAAAAGATCTTACGTGGGCACCTGAAGATGGAAACGATGGTTGTACAAAAATTGAAGTTATTCGATCTTCTTAA
- a CDS encoding NFACT RNA binding domain-containing protein, whose amino-acid sequence MNLNFSELHNSIVNIRSEFIVGDTWKFGKIQKIFSSGNVIVLNIRVPGKTLYLCIGRGNEYCGVWLLNEQIPSPYRIVRDSLLEYMRSNLVGLSVINIKADERDKSIMIELFDKSMILFFWKGRTLHFSHIIKENGKALCFSPWHSLDRYEINNDYFSVFDPAGRKQLEHKQVNESNLSLDKEKLFPDAKKDKQQIKKNNKKMANIEKDLKACALWQDLQELVINDQLDLETDILKYKGLKLKFERGLNYYQKKNKVFEKIKKLKIGEAFLKQRLENFREVISDKKSDLLIQQNITFPLWVKKSRKVVKKNSNDNGIEEFVIDGHKFAVGLSSHGNDFLRTNWSTKNDLWIHLDGYTSAHVIVKGDRLTDLNIISIAASIVATYSNFEADGIPVIFTQVSNLKGIKGKPGSVNYKKEKHLVVKKVNWKEIISSSWLK is encoded by the coding sequence ATGAATTTAAATTTCTCTGAATTACATAATAGTATAGTTAATATTCGAAGTGAGTTTATTGTCGGTGACACATGGAAGTTTGGCAAGATTCAAAAGATATTTTCAAGTGGAAATGTTATAGTTTTGAATATCAGAGTGCCTGGGAAAACACTATATTTATGTATCGGAAGAGGAAATGAATATTGTGGAGTATGGCTTCTTAATGAGCAAATCCCATCACCTTATCGAATTGTGAGGGATTCACTACTCGAGTATATGCGCTCGAATCTTGTTGGGTTGTCCGTCATTAATATCAAAGCTGATGAAAGAGACAAATCGATCATGATTGAGTTATTTGATAAATCGATGATTCTGTTTTTTTGGAAAGGTAGAACATTACACTTTAGTCATATCATTAAGGAAAATGGGAAAGCACTGTGTTTTTCACCATGGCATAGCCTAGATAGATATGAAATAAATAATGATTACTTCAGCGTATTTGATCCTGCTGGAAGAAAGCAGCTGGAGCATAAGCAAGTCAACGAATCAAATCTCAGTCTTGATAAGGAAAAATTGTTTCCTGATGCTAAGAAAGATAAGCAGCAAATTAAAAAAAACAATAAAAAGATGGCCAATATTGAAAAGGATTTAAAGGCATGTGCACTGTGGCAGGACCTTCAAGAGCTTGTTATCAATGATCAGCTAGATTTGGAAACTGATATTCTGAAGTATAAAGGATTGAAACTAAAATTCGAAAGAGGACTTAACTATTATCAAAAAAAGAATAAAGTTTTTGAGAAAATAAAAAAATTGAAAATTGGTGAAGCTTTTTTGAAACAAAGACTCGAAAATTTTAGAGAAGTTATTAGTGATAAAAAATCTGATCTTCTTATTCAACAAAATATAACATTCCCACTTTGGGTAAAAAAATCAAGAAAAGTCGTAAAGAAAAATAGTAATGACAATGGGATAGAAGAGTTTGTCATCGATGGACATAAGTTTGCAGTTGGTCTCTCTTCTCATGGTAATGACTTTCTACGAACGAATTGGTCAACTAAGAATGATTTGTGGATACATTTAGACGGGTATACGAGCGCGCATGTTATAGTAAAAGGTGATAGACTTACTGATCTCAACATCATTTCAATTGCAGCATCTATTGTTGCTACATATTCAAATTTCGAAGCAGACGGGATACCGGTTATATTTACTCAGGTTTCTAACTTAAAAGGAATCAAGGGAAAGCCAGGGTCTGTAAATTATAAGAAAGAAAAACATCTAGTTGTGAAAAAGGTCAATTGGAAGGAAATAATTTCAAGTAGTTGGTTGAAGTAG
- a CDS encoding class I SAM-dependent rRNA methyltransferase produces the protein MKSFVLDQKRHYSWLSGENVFNAKDLDQSIRSCTPGEWVEFEIGNFKTIGFVNPFIEDFGNVTILKTTEREPLKYIEKAIKSAHRKRSILAYHGERLIYGFSDGLPGLVVDTYESCSLVQISSAGLDRFRNEIKEIIKQETGKEVIFLDNKKYREKEGLPFFENDQLPDVIDIRDLGIEYQLKKDVLQKVGYYYDHRENRLKLENTLKRINKEFTNGLDLFCYIGSWGMHMLRAGVKNVEFVDQGNMNDIVLKNIELNSFEGNNKFVRDDVFAFLDSKIKEKARYDVIVCDPPSFTKSVKNKNSALSGYEKLYQKSFQLLNSESILVAASCTQYITIEELDKVVVKSALREGKKVQVLDIGLSSWDHPISSLSSKSNYIKYICYFVE, from the coding sequence ATGAAGTCATTTGTTTTAGACCAGAAAAGACATTACTCATGGCTTAGCGGTGAAAATGTATTTAATGCAAAAGATCTTGATCAAAGTATTCGTTCTTGTACTCCTGGTGAATGGGTCGAATTCGAAATTGGAAACTTTAAAACAATTGGTTTCGTAAATCCATTTATTGAAGACTTTGGAAATGTTACAATTCTTAAAACAACTGAGAGAGAGCCGCTTAAGTATATTGAGAAAGCTATAAAGTCAGCTCATCGTAAGCGGAGTATTCTTGCTTACCATGGCGAGCGATTAATATATGGGTTTTCTGATGGGCTTCCTGGATTGGTAGTTGATACTTATGAATCGTGTTCACTTGTTCAAATTAGCTCTGCGGGTTTAGATCGATTCAGAAACGAGATTAAAGAAATTATAAAGCAAGAAACAGGAAAAGAAGTTATTTTCCTTGATAATAAAAAATATAGAGAAAAAGAAGGACTTCCCTTCTTTGAAAATGATCAACTTCCCGATGTGATAGATATCAGAGACCTTGGAATTGAATACCAATTAAAAAAAGATGTCTTACAAAAAGTCGGCTATTATTATGATCACAGAGAAAATCGATTAAAGCTTGAAAATACCTTAAAAAGAATTAACAAAGAATTTACAAATGGGCTCGATCTTTTTTGTTATATTGGTTCTTGGGGCATGCATATGCTTAGAGCTGGTGTGAAAAATGTTGAATTTGTTGATCAGGGTAATATGAATGATATTGTCTTGAAGAACATCGAGCTTAATAGTTTTGAAGGAAATAACAAGTTTGTTCGTGATGATGTATTTGCTTTTCTTGATTCAAAAATCAAAGAAAAAGCTAGGTACGATGTTATAGTATGTGATCCTCCTTCATTCACTAAGTCAGTTAAAAATAAAAACTCAGCATTAAGTGGGTATGAAAAACTATATCAGAAAAGTTTTCAACTACTTAATAGTGAATCGATCTTAGTGGCCGCTTCATGTACACAATATATCACTATCGAAGAGTTGGACAAAGTTGTGGTGAAGTCAGCATTAAGAGAAGGAAAGAAGGTTCAGGTGCTAGATATTGGATTGAGTAGCTGGGACCATCCTATATCATCTTTAAGTTCAAAATCTAATTACATTAAATATATTTGCTACTTTGTGGAGTAA
- a CDS encoding MoxR family ATPase yields MENNLREKLNEVLTSAKQVIYGQDDLLDSIIAALVCEGHLLIEGMPGLGKTLSVATMSKLCDLAFKRVQFTPDLLPSDLIGTMVYSQKNEQFTTKFGPIFTQLLLADEINRSPAKVQSALLEAMAEKQVTIGDNTHKLSSPFVVLATQNPIEQEGTYPLPEAQLDRFMMKVAVEYPDFEAEKNILNLDDKKKLNHEALMTTDDILEIRDEVENIYVDEKIKNLIVRIVRGTRPGDEYFSPEYEGLIQAGASPRATIWLQKLGRFMAYLAQRDYVSPDDIMKVIPGVLGHRMILTYEASIDNINARDVALKIARNLV; encoded by the coding sequence ATGGAAAATAATTTACGCGAAAAATTGAATGAAGTATTAACTAGTGCAAAACAAGTAATATACGGTCAGGATGATTTACTTGATTCAATTATTGCAGCACTTGTATGTGAGGGACATCTGCTCATTGAGGGGATGCCTGGTTTAGGGAAAACACTGAGTGTGGCGACAATGAGTAAGCTATGTGATCTTGCTTTTAAAAGGGTTCAGTTTACTCCAGATTTACTTCCATCTGACCTAATTGGAACGATGGTATATAGTCAAAAGAATGAACAATTTACAACAAAATTTGGACCGATCTTTACACAATTACTACTTGCTGATGAAATTAATCGTTCTCCAGCTAAAGTACAGTCAGCTCTTTTAGAGGCAATGGCCGAAAAGCAAGTAACAATTGGCGATAATACTCATAAGTTATCAAGCCCATTTGTTGTTCTTGCAACACAAAACCCAATTGAACAAGAAGGTACATATCCATTACCAGAGGCGCAGTTGGATAGATTTATGATGAAGGTTGCAGTTGAATATCCAGACTTTGAAGCAGAGAAAAATATTTTAAACCTTGATGATAAAAAGAAATTGAATCATGAAGCGCTTATGACAACAGATGATATTTTAGAAATTAGAGATGAAGTTGAAAATATCTATGTGGATGAAAAAATTAAAAATTTAATTGTTCGAATTGTAAGAGGGACAAGGCCAGGCGACGAATATTTTAGTCCAGAGTATGAAGGACTAATTCAAGCAGGAGCTTCTCCAAGGGCCACAATCTGGTTGCAGAAATTAGGACGCTTTATGGCATATCTTGCTCAGCGAGATTATGTTTCACCTGATGATATTATGAAAGTAATACCAGGTGTATTAGGACACAGAATGATTCTGACTTATGAGGCGAGCATTGATAATATTAATGCTCGAGATGTAGCTCTTAAAATTGCGAGAAATTTAGTCTAA
- a CDS encoding DUF58 domain-containing protein → MMNTKEIQNIVSQIKTSLFKNANSYSIGMLKSHFRGTGLKFKEHQVYSHGDDVRFIDWKMLAKTSSPYIKTFEEERNVIISIVIDCTSSMLMGYKGKSKLEASLEIVSLLYLLCASTSDYVEVIICTGDKLIRVPRKQGEAGIVALTNALRQEDVINSDGKINLSYNSKADISSVVTNDLLKEFYRRRELVLLTDFYSFLQGRDLKKLMARKHVHAFRLLTPLDYANNFNYNVKVENLQNHKASTLNISTASKELLPEEVGFQVKNLFLEKRYLEDFIKEML, encoded by the coding sequence ATGATGAATACCAAAGAAATACAAAATATTGTATCTCAAATTAAAACGAGTTTGTTTAAAAATGCAAACTCGTACTCTATTGGTATGCTTAAATCACATTTTCGTGGGACTGGATTAAAATTTAAAGAGCATCAAGTCTATTCTCATGGTGATGATGTGAGATTTATTGATTGGAAAATGCTTGCGAAAACGAGCAGTCCATACATTAAAACATTTGAAGAAGAGCGTAATGTTATTATTTCTATCGTTATAGATTGCACATCAAGTATGTTAATGGGCTATAAAGGCAAGTCTAAGCTCGAAGCCTCTCTGGAAATTGTTTCGCTACTATATCTTTTATGCGCATCAACTAGTGACTATGTAGAGGTTATAATCTGTACTGGTGATAAGTTAATTCGCGTTCCCCGAAAGCAGGGGGAAGCAGGTATTGTTGCTTTGACAAATGCATTAAGGCAGGAGGATGTAATTAACTCTGATGGAAAGATTAATCTTTCATATAATTCGAAAGCAGATATCTCTTCAGTTGTTACCAATGATCTTCTAAAAGAGTTTTATCGTCGTAGAGAGCTCGTCTTATTAACAGATTTTTATAGTTTCCTTCAAGGTAGAGACTTGAAAAAATTAATGGCAAGAAAGCATGTTCATGCATTTAGACTTTTGACTCCTTTGGATTATGCAAATAATTTCAACTACAATGTAAAAGTTGAAAATTTACAAAACCATAAAGCATCTACATTAAATATATCGACAGCCTCAAAGGAGCTTTTACCAGAAGAGGTCGGGTTTCAAGTTAAGAATCTTTTTTTGGAAAAAAGATATTTGGAAGACTTTATTAAGGAGATGTTATAG
- a CDS encoding VWA domain-containing protein: MIFGYDLANPKLIFIGGIGLLFWLLDFFKIFKTAELKLPAVFFAKKKAVSFLTILSFVTGIIAWGLISISMGQPRKPLGHAEAEKELNDIYFVVDVSRSMLAGDFPPNRLEAAKDRIRNFIDLSPVDRIGIVMFADKVFTLIPATVDLELVKQSVDQIRIGFLGNGTNIGDALGLAVARSVTSIAENKTIVLLTDGASNVGLLSPVQAAEKAKEKNIKVYTIGIGGDKDAKLPTGRDIFGNQQYQNIPGGSMDFETLEKIAQISGGKSFIASNSEALDNVLQEINKLERKKIEISGRVIYEELYWYFLILGTFLLIVSESTRVFLKREVY; this comes from the coding sequence ATGATTTTCGGGTATGATCTCGCAAACCCTAAGCTAATATTTATTGGTGGTATCGGACTACTGTTTTGGCTTTTAGATTTTTTTAAAATTTTTAAAACTGCTGAGCTCAAGCTGCCTGCGGTTTTCTTTGCTAAGAAAAAAGCTGTCTCATTTTTGACAATCCTTTCATTTGTAACTGGAATAATCGCATGGGGATTGATCTCGATTAGTATGGGACAGCCAAGAAAACCACTTGGTCATGCTGAGGCGGAAAAAGAATTAAATGACATTTACTTTGTTGTAGACGTATCAAGATCGATGCTCGCTGGTGATTTCCCTCCTAATAGGTTAGAGGCTGCAAAGGATAGGATTAGGAACTTTATCGATCTTTCCCCTGTCGATCGTATCGGTATTGTGATGTTCGCAGATAAAGTATTCACCCTGATTCCTGCGACAGTTGATCTAGAACTAGTAAAACAATCTGTAGATCAAATTAGAATTGGATTTCTAGGTAATGGAACTAATATTGGTGATGCTTTAGGGCTGGCCGTTGCGAGATCAGTAACTTCAATCGCGGAGAATAAGACAATTGTGCTTTTAACAGATGGTGCAAGTAATGTTGGTCTTTTGTCTCCTGTTCAGGCAGCAGAAAAAGCCAAAGAAAAAAATATCAAAGTTTACACGATTGGTATTGGTGGTGATAAAGATGCAAAATTACCAACCGGACGAGATATATTTGGTAATCAGCAATATCAAAATATTCCAGGCGGAAGTATGGACTTTGAAACGCTTGAGAAAATTGCACAAATTTCTGGGGGGAAAAGCTTTATCGCTAGTAACTCAGAAGCACTCGACAATGTACTTCAAGAGATTAACAAGTTAGAAAGAAAGAAGATTGAGATATCTGGAAGAGTTATCTATGAAGAACTATATTGGTACTTCCTAATTCTTGGTACATTTCTTCTCATTGTAAGTGAAAGTACTAGAGTATTTTTGAAGCGTGAGGTTTACTAA